From a single Oreochromis niloticus isolate F11D_XX linkage group LG4, O_niloticus_UMD_NMBU, whole genome shotgun sequence genomic region:
- the nupr1b gene encoding nuclear protein 1b, with protein sequence MSHVDVKNMKPTKFEDEYYDEYEYYNLTDKYAEGSARKGRTKKEASDNTNRHNPAGHERKIVEKLQNSEKKAKE encoded by the exons atgagtCACGTCGACGTGAAAAACATGAAGCCCACCAAGTTTGAGGACGAGTACTACGACGAGTACGAGTACTATAACCTGACGGATAAATACGCAG AAGGTTCGGCTCGGAAGGGCAGGACAAAGAAGGAGGCCAGCGACAACACCAACAGACACAACCCCGCAGGACATGAGCGCAAGATCGTGGAGAAGCTCCAGAACAGCGAGAAGAAAGCCAAGGAGTGA